The following are encoded together in the Cerasicoccus sp. TK19100 genome:
- a CDS encoding diaminopimelate decarboxylase — protein sequence METLRNLTAQQARDARAAHGSPLYVYSAEALETQAQRALAFPNAFGLTVRYAMKAAPNAAILKLFTTLGLHIDASSGWEVRRAIKAGVPAGNISLSTQQMPDDFAELHEAGIKFNACSLAQLERFGELFPGQSCGVRFNPGLGSGGTGKTNVGGPHSSFGIWHEWADQVEAIAAKHRLTIERIHTHIGSGSDPAVWERVSHLSLDLVRRFGDVKTLNLGGGYKVGRMAHEKSTDLQVVGQPVKEAFAKLAAETGREIKLEIEPGTFLLANACSLICSVQDVVSTGGPDGREFLKLDGGMTEILRPSLYAAQHPIVVVPEQDTGETAEYLVVGHCCESGDVLTVGADDPESLQPRELAKAAVGDLIVIEGAGAYCSSMSAKNYNSFPEAAEALLEKDGSLRLIRRRQTLEQILQNEVCDS from the coding sequence ATGGAAACCTTGCGCAACCTTACCGCCCAACAAGCACGCGATGCCCGCGCCGCTCACGGATCCCCCTTGTACGTTTACTCCGCCGAAGCGCTGGAGACACAGGCGCAGCGCGCGCTCGCCTTTCCCAATGCCTTTGGGTTGACGGTTCGCTACGCCATGAAGGCCGCGCCCAACGCCGCCATTCTCAAGCTATTCACTACGCTGGGCCTCCACATCGACGCTTCGTCCGGCTGGGAAGTCCGCCGCGCGATCAAGGCTGGTGTGCCCGCTGGCAACATTTCCCTGAGCACCCAGCAAATGCCCGACGACTTTGCCGAGCTACATGAGGCTGGCATCAAGTTTAACGCCTGCTCGCTGGCTCAGCTCGAGCGCTTCGGCGAACTCTTCCCCGGGCAAAGCTGCGGCGTGCGCTTCAACCCGGGCCTCGGCTCCGGCGGCACCGGCAAGACCAACGTCGGCGGCCCGCACTCCAGCTTCGGCATCTGGCACGAATGGGCTGACCAAGTGGAGGCCATCGCGGCCAAGCACCGCCTGACTATCGAGCGCATTCATACGCACATCGGCTCGGGCAGCGACCCCGCCGTCTGGGAGCGCGTCAGCCACCTGAGCCTCGACCTCGTGCGCCGTTTTGGCGATGTAAAGACGCTCAATCTCGGCGGCGGCTACAAGGTCGGCCGCATGGCGCATGAGAAGTCGACCGACCTGCAAGTGGTCGGCCAACCCGTTAAGGAAGCCTTTGCCAAGCTGGCCGCTGAGACCGGACGCGAGATCAAGCTGGAGATCGAACCGGGCACCTTCCTGCTCGCCAATGCCTGCTCGCTGATTTGCTCGGTGCAGGACGTTGTCTCGACCGGCGGGCCCGATGGCCGCGAATTTCTCAAGCTCGATGGCGGGATGACGGAGATTCTCCGCCCATCGCTCTATGCCGCGCAGCACCCGATCGTCGTCGTGCCCGAGCAAGACACGGGCGAAACCGCCGAATACCTCGTCGTTGGCCACTGCTGTGAATCCGGCGACGTGTTGACCGTCGGCGCGGACGACCCGGAGTCACTGCAACCGCGCGAGTTGGCCAAGGCCGCCGTGGGTGATTTGATCGTAATCGAAGGAGCCGGTGCCTATTGCTCCTCCATGAGTGCGAAGAACTACAACAGCTTCCCCGAGGCCGCCGAGGCCCTGCTGGAAAAGGATGGAAGCCTGCGCCTGATTCGCCGTCGCCAGACTTTGGAACAGATCCTGCAAAACGAAGTCTGCGATAGTTGA
- a CDS encoding type II secretion system protein, translating into MCIKNQAGAQRSAEASLPHALTDHVCPAPKRGFTLVEIMIVIVIVGLLATIAMPAFQRARMLTQNTRLANDLRQFSGAFESYSLEFGAWPADVNEGVLPPGMEGYITDGKFTERTVYGGNYDWEGPDAHPYAGVSIRSSNLEDLQAIGIDEILDNGDLGSGRFRSTGDSYVLILEE; encoded by the coding sequence ATGTGTATCAAAAATCAAGCCGGTGCTCAGCGCAGCGCCGAGGCTAGCTTACCCCATGCGCTAACCGATCATGTGTGCCCTGCACCAAAGCGGGGCTTCACGCTGGTCGAGATCATGATTGTGATCGTTATTGTCGGTCTGCTGGCTACTATCGCCATGCCGGCCTTTCAACGCGCCCGCATGCTCACCCAAAATACGCGATTGGCCAATGACCTGCGCCAGTTCAGCGGCGCTTTCGAGAGCTATAGCCTCGAATTTGGCGCTTGGCCAGCTGACGTCAACGAGGGCGTTTTGCCCCCCGGGATGGAAGGCTACATTACCGATGGCAAGTTCACCGAACGCACCGTTTACGGCGGTAACTATGACTGGGAGGGCCCGGACGCGCACCCATACGCTGGCGTCAGTATCCGCAGCTCCAATCTGGAGGATCTGCAAGCGATCGGGATCGACGAGATCCTGGACAATGGCGATCTGGGCAGCGGTCGTTTCCGCAGCACCGGGGATTCCTACGTGCTTATTCTAGAAGAATAG
- a CDS encoding type II secretion system protein: MKNSTAASERRAAFTLVEIMTVIVIIGLLAIMGMPAFQKARITAQNTRLANDLRVFAGAFDNYSAEHGAWPPDYAAGVVPTEMQGYLDPSEFTIRTVVGGRYDWNYNNGTYQAGIAITGSHMDEEQATEVDEMLDDGNLSTGKFQMDGANYVYILEP; encoded by the coding sequence ATGAAAAACTCGACAGCTGCATCTGAGCGCCGTGCCGCCTTTACTCTGGTGGAGATAATGACCGTTATTGTGATTATTGGTCTGCTGGCGATCATGGGCATGCCGGCGTTCCAAAAGGCGCGCATTACTGCGCAAAATACCCGCCTCGCCAATGACTTGCGGGTGTTCGCTGGTGCCTTCGATAACTACTCGGCCGAGCATGGGGCTTGGCCGCCCGACTATGCCGCTGGCGTGGTCCCGACAGAAATGCAGGGCTACCTCGACCCAAGTGAGTTTACGATCCGAACCGTGGTCGGCGGTCGCTACGATTGGAATTATAATAACGGCACCTACCAGGCCGGTATCGCGATTACGGGCTCTCATATGGATGAAGAGCAGGCGACCGAGGTGGACGAGATGCTCGACGATGGTAACCTGAGCACCGGCAAATTCCAAATGGACGGCGCGAACTATGTTTACATCCTCGAGCCCTAG
- a CDS encoding phytanoyl-CoA dioxygenase family protein, whose protein sequence is MGREKPWHQDKAYFDFPLNDRVVGVWIALGEATVANGCMHRNHKGISKGRSSTSSGAIGKSATPIEDRLKHFGSEGKDVSC, encoded by the coding sequence CTGGGCCGCGAAAAGCCCTGGCATCAGGACAAAGCCTACTTCGACTTTCCGCTCAACGATCGCGTCGTTGGCGTGTGGATCGCACTCGGTGAAGCCACCGTAGCCAACGGCTGCATGCACCGCAACCACAAGGGCATCAGCAAGGGCCGGTCATCCACTTCAAGCGGCGCGATTGGCAAATCTGCGACACCGATAGAAGACCGCCTCAAGCACTTTGGCAGCGAGGGCAAAGACGTCAGTTGCTAA
- a CDS encoding carbohydrate porin, translated as MALALLGSAAQAVEVGDTRAAVIEELGFPIGQLDLGDRQRLMFDAGDITLVDGVVTVVNLKSTAQLKRDAEAKENMAAYWAERRAEDLAERLDHGRMWLDYLELESTPITENDVKAIMGHWNQLRKDHPEADIVAEYDATLALAEARAAEIKQRREEQRLAALERRVAAAEQRAAAAEEQASNFQRYTYTYPAYYYPQPRTVVVIGNGGAYCPPQAQPKQPGLSASYSSGNFSVNYSSVGSRYCNPYPSNPIVITRNNPQ; from the coding sequence ATGGCTCTAGCCCTACTCGGTAGCGCCGCTCAAGCGGTGGAAGTCGGTGACACCCGCGCCGCCGTCATCGAGGAACTGGGGTTTCCCATTGGCCAGCTCGACCTGGGGGACCGCCAGCGCCTGATGTTTGACGCCGGCGACATCACCCTCGTGGACGGAGTCGTGACCGTGGTTAATTTAAAATCAACCGCCCAGCTAAAGCGTGATGCCGAGGCCAAGGAAAACATGGCCGCCTACTGGGCTGAGCGCCGGGCGGAGGACCTTGCCGAGCGCCTCGACCATGGCCGCATGTGGCTGGATTACCTGGAGCTAGAGTCCACGCCGATCACCGAAAACGACGTCAAGGCGATCATGGGACACTGGAACCAACTGCGCAAGGACCACCCGGAGGCGGATATCGTGGCAGAATATGACGCCACCCTCGCCCTCGCCGAAGCCCGCGCCGCCGAGATCAAGCAGCGCCGCGAAGAGCAGCGCTTGGCCGCACTGGAGCGCCGGGTCGCCGCCGCCGAGCAACGCGCTGCGGCCGCCGAAGAGCAGGCATCCAATTTTCAGCGTTATACTTACACCTACCCGGCGTATTATTATCCGCAGCCACGCACGGTGGTGGTCATCGGCAATGGCGGCGCGTACTGCCCGCCACAAGCCCAGCCGAAGCAACCAGGCCTGTCGGCCAGCTACAGTTCGGGCAATTTCAGCGTCAACTACAGCAGCGTCGGTTCACGCTACTGCAATCCCTACCCGAGCAACCCGATCGTTATCACCCGCAATAACCCGCAGTGA